The Ornithodoros turicata isolate Travis chromosome 9, ASM3712646v1, whole genome shotgun sequence genome includes a region encoding these proteins:
- the LOC135368423 gene encoding putative helicase MOV-10, with translation MSTQHEVYRCELCNYTCRNANTKAQHLESKKHFVEFLKYYLWQHEETLVRDKHHVTLSCNEVEDCLPTIHIDIQKEQCVKLTLQVSLSRESQSDVLLQACTLLHPFPLVTLEDECGVVARDQQVKIFPGGIYTVVLVCCSQHAGKWRIPLALKFQSAEGRIFSIVRYLEVLCSDGVKDDLYDLEPSTLYQAVPPLPRLPDADKIVRAEKPKSGSSAATQELERNVELNIYKIPDELRELQKHGLECWDGMSEDYAQLLSFVRKHLDDPLSEDSYWGFFSTLLFLEEIQMSTDIRTYDMVDVPINPRPTQTDLFVLEVPGLMESRPSVLKGDRVYARLHSDSSDCVVEYEGYVCDTMVSCVALQFSKRFSKVYIKGMKFDVRFTFNRLPLRLMHRAISMVESCRLWDFVFPEIANPSAPALKFRRLNFFNKKVEKNAEQFTAVKNILLGLHRPYPYLLFGPPGTGKTVTLVEAMKQVFHLIPSSKILVVAPSNSAGDLLAERLLEHLMPSQIFRMYSSSLNPARVSKKLLKCCNYIPNMKTFWFPARSKLEGYRIIVATLATGGRLVSADFPLNHFTHIFIDEAGHALEPECLIPIVGLMSPWDPNEKGPGSHLILAGDPMQLGPVIRNRLAKDHNLGVSLLERLMELPVYQRHENGYYNPQLLTKLLKNFRSHKDVLHVPNQLFYESELQVFADEVVTESLSCWEKLPSRGCPLIFHGVQGRDLRESHNPSYYNPEEIKVVVDYVMALLDGKGGLRTRVREEDIGIVSPYRKQVLKIRGILQKRNKGGVTVGSTEEFQGQERLVIIITTVRSNPDLLSKDIRHNLGFLRNSKRFNVAVTRAKALLIIVGNPWTLSGDPCWNKLLQFCIKKKAYCGVPFGDVDEELHEIERRFARANIGEELSPEDRLVFEGHIPITQKTLQEEPRWRDDI, from the exons ATGTCAACACAGCATGAGGTGTACCGATGTGAACTTTGCAATTACACTTGCAGAAATGCAAACACCAAGGCACAGCACCTTGAATCTAAGAAGCATTTTGTGGAGTTCCTCAAGTACTATCTTTGGCAGCACGA GGAAACCTTGGTGCGGGACAAGCACCACGTCACACTTTCATGCAACGAGGTTGAAGACTGCCTGCCGACCATTCATATCGACATACAGAAAGAACAATGTGTGAAGCTGACGTTGCAGGTGTCCCTCTCACGAGAGTCGCAAAGCGATGTACTACTCCAGGCGTGTACGCTCCTGCATCCATTCCCACTGGTCACCCTTGAAGATGAGTGTGGTGTGGTGGCAAGAGACCAACAGGTTAAGATCTTTCCTGGAGGCATCTATACGGTTGTGCTTGTTTGCTGTTCACAGCATGCGGGGAAATGGCGAATCCCGTTAGCACTGAAATTTCAGAGTGCTGAGGGCCGCATTTTCAGTATCGTGCGCTACTTGGAGGTACTGTGCTCTGACGGAGTAAAAGATGATCTGTATGACTTGGAGCCTTCAACACTATACCAAGCTGTACCCCCTCTTCCAAGGTTGCCTGATGCAGACAAAATCGTTCGAGCAGAGAAGCCAAAGAG TGGTTCCAGTGCTGCCACTCAGGAACTAGAACGTAATGTCGAGCTCAACATCTACAAGATTCCTGATGAACTTCGCGAGCTACAGAAGCATGGTTTGGAGTGTTGGGATGGCATGAGTGAAGATTACGCCCAGCTACTCAGCTTTGTCAG GAAGCACTTAGATGATCCACTGTCTGAGGACTCCTACTGGGGCTTCTTTTCGACCTTGCTGTTTCTCGAGGAGATACAGATGAGCACGGACATTAGGACGTATGACATGGTCGACGTACCTATCAACCCACGGCCGACACAGACGGACTTGTTCGTCTTGGAG GTTCCTGGATTAATGGAAAGCCGCCCATCAGTGCTCAAAGGGGACAGGGTGTACGCCCGACTTCACAGCGACTCTTCAGACTGTGTTGTGGAATATGAAGGATATGTGTGTGATACTATGGTTTCATGTGTCGCGCTACAGTTCAGTAAAAG GTTCTCGAAAGTGTACATAAAAGGAATGAAGTTTGACGTGCGCTTCACTTTCAACCGTCTGCCACTTCGTCTGATGCACCGTGCCATTTCGATGGTTGAGAGCTGTCGACTCTGGGATTTTGTGTTTCCAGAGATAGCCAACCCGTCAGCGCCTGCTCTAAAGTTCCGCAGATTAAA TTTCTTCAACAAAAAAGTGGAGAAGAATGCGGAACAGTTCACTGCTGTGAAGAACATTCTTCTTGGTCTTCACCGTCCATACCCGTACCTACTCTTTGGTCCACCAGGTACAGGAAAGACCGTTACACTTGTTGAAGCAATGAAACAG GTGTTCCACCTCATCCCATCAAGCAAAATTTTAGTGGTAGCCCCATCAAACAGTGCTGGTGATCTTCTTGCTGAAAGGCTACTGGAACACCTGATGCCCTCTCAGATCTTCAGAATGTACTCCTCCAGCTTGAATCCAGCTCGAGTGTCAAAAAAGCTGTTG AAATGCTGCAATTACATTCCAAACATGAAGACATTTTGGTTCCCAGCAAGGAGTAAACTTGAAGGCTACAGAATAATTGTTGCCACACTTGCAACTGGTGGAAG ATTAGTGTCTGCTGACTTTCCTCTCAACCATTTTACGCACATATTCATTGACGAGGCAGGCCATGCACTGGAGCCCGAGTGCCTAATCCCTATAGTGGGGCTTATGTCACCTTGGGACCCCAACGAAAAAGGACCGGGAAGCCATCTCATCTTGGCAGGAGACCCCATGCAACTGGGACCTGTCATACGCAACCGCCTAGCAAAGGATCATAACCTTG GGGTTTCTTTGTTGGAACGGTTAATGGAGCTGCCAGTGTACCAGCGACACGAAAACGGCTACTACAATCCGCAGCTGCTCACCAAGTTACTGAAGAATTTCCGCAGCCACAAAGACGTTTTGCACGTTCCGAACCAGTTGTTCTATGAAAGTGAACTGCAG GTGTTCGCAGACGAGGTGGTAACAGAGTCTCTGAGCTGCTGGGAAAAACTGCCATCGAGAGGTTGCCCTCTTATATTTCACGGGGTGCAAGGCAGAGATCTGAGAGAGTCCCACAATCCTTCCTACTACAATCCCGAAGAGATCAAAGTTGTCGTAGACTACGTAATGGCTCTACTTGATGGCAAGGGTGGCCTCAGGACACGAGTTCGAGAGGAAGATATCGGCATTGTTTCACCTTACCGCAAGCAG GTACTTAAAATTCGTGGCATACTGCAAAAGCGCAACAAGGGGGGCGTCACCGTGGGATCCACAGAAGAGTTCCAGGGCCAAGAGCGGCTTGTCATCATCATAACAACCGTACGGAGCAATCCTGACTTACTTTCTAAGGATATCCGTCACAACCTTGGCTTTCTGCGGAACAGCAAG AGATTTAACGTTGCTGTTACGAGAGCCAAAGCCCTCCTCATCATCGTTGGAAACCCTTGGACGTTGAGTGGAGACCCTTGCTGGAATAA ATTGCTGCAGTTCTGCATAAAGAAGAAAGCTTATTGCGGCGTGCCTTTTGGAGACGTTGACGAAGAATTGCATGAGATTGAGAGGCGCTTTGCCAGAGCAAATATAG GCGAAGAACTCTCTCCCGAAGACCGGCTTGTTTTCGAAGGTCACATACCTATCACGCAGAAAACGTTGCAGGAAGAACCCAGGTGGAGGGATGATATATAA